The sequence AAATATATTTAGCATTTGAAAGAGGAGTTCTTGATTCTGCTGAGTTTTCTGTGCCTTTTATTACCTATCCAATGGGCTTTCAGGAGATAGCTAAAAATGTGATGGTTCCTGGATGGCATCAGCCTGGGGTACAGCTTATGTTTACAGTGAATAAAAAGGCATGGGACAGTCTACCTGAACACTTAAAAACAGCATTAAAAGTTGCATCATATGAGACCCAACTATGGGATATCGCCAGAAGCGAAGCAGGTAATGCAGAGGCTATTAAAAAGTATAAGCAAGAAGGTGTTACATTCAACAAGCTTGATGACAATTCCCTTAATGAGCTTAGAAAGACTACAAAGAAATATTTGGACGGGTTAAGAGCAAAAAATCCTAACCTTGATAAAGTGTTAGGTTCACAGGATGAATTTGTTAAAAACTACTCAGAGTGGAAAGATTTGAGAAGCGGCGTTTCTGCCTATCCTTATGAAGACTATATAAAAGGTAAACATTACGAATAATTGAAAGATGGGGCTTATTGCCCCTCTTCTATTTAGAAAATTCATTAAAACTTTGGGGTAAATATTATGAGAAGTTTAATAAAACTTATTGATGGCTTAACTGAAATTGTAGGTAAACTGGTGTCATATATTGTGTATGCTCTTCTTATTGTTGTGGTTTATGAGGTTATAAGTAGAAAAATTTTTAACAGTCCAACAGTTTGGGCATTTGAATTAAGTTATATGCTTTATGGCGCTATGTTTATGTTGGGCTTTGGGTATGCTTTAAAGTATGGCTCTCATGTTTGTATAGATGTAATTAGTAACAAATTCCCTCCTAAAACTAAAGCAGTATTAACTATGTTTACCTATTTGATATTCTTTTTTCCATTTGTGTATTTTGGTGTTAAATCTTCCTGGCAGTTTTTTAGTCAGTCTTGGGTTATGAGGGAGTTAAGCCAATCTCCCTGGGCTCCACCTATATATCCATTTAAATTTCTAATGCCTTTAGGTTTTTTTCTTTTAGGCCTACAAGGGATATCCGAATTTATTAAGCAAATTTATAACTTAAAAGGTGAGTAATATGAGTGCTGATTCTATTTCATTTGTAATGTTTGGGGTTTTACTTGTTGCTGTATTTTTAGGCCACCCTTTGGGAATAACTCTTGGCGGTTTAGGTATATTTTTTGGTGTAATTAGCTATGGCCCGGGTACATTATTTATTCTTGCAAATAAGACATACGGTTTGATGGAAAATTATGTTTTAGTAGCTATACCACTTTTTATATTAATGGCACAATTTTTAGACAAATCAGGTATTGCAGAAGAACTATATGAAACCATGTATGTCGTTCTTGGTCCTGTTAAAGGTGGGTTAGCGCTTGCTACAATTGTAGTATCAACTGTTTTTGCTGCTACAACAGGGATTATTGGTGCTTCAGTTGTTGCTATGGGTTTGATGGCTGCACCTACGATGCTGGCAAAAGGTTATCAAAAAGAACTAACTGCAGGTGTAATAACGGCTGGTGGGACACTTGGTATTTTAATCCCTCCTTCAATAATGCTTGTAGTTTATGGCGGACTTATTGGTATGTCTGTTGGAAAGTTATTTTTGGCAGCATTTATTCCGGGTTTTCTTCTTTCAATGCTGTATCTATTATACACGTTTATATATGCTACAATAAAGCCTGAAGTTGGGCCACCACTCCCTAAAGAGGATAGACTTGCCATCAGTTTAGGGAAAAAAATTGCAATGACCTTAAAGTCAATTATACCTCCAGTTTTTCTTATTTTAGCTGTGCTTGGAAGTATTGGGGCAGGTATAGCTACACCCACTGAAGCTGCAGGGCTTGGTTGCGTTGGTGCCTTGATATTGGCATTCATAAATAAAAGAGTGAACTTTGAACTCTTTAAATCAGCTGGTGCTGCAACATTAAAGATAACATGTATGGTAATGCTTATTTTTGTTGGGGCAAACTTTTATACATCTATTTTCATGGGTATTGGTGGAGGAGAAGCATTTACAAATATTTTATTTTTAATAAGTGATAATAAATGGGTGATTTTATTTGTAATGATGTTTATATTATTTTTACTAGGTATGTTTGTTGACTGGCTTGGTATATTACTTTTGTGTGTACCTATATTTACTCCTATTGCAGTCGACCAATTAGGGTTTGATCCACTTTGGTTTGCGCTAATAGTTTCAGTTAATTTACAGATGTCCTTTTTAACACCACCTTTTGGGTATGCTTTATTTTATTTTAAAGGGGTAGCCCCTGAGGGTGTAACAATGGGGCATATTTATAGAGGTATTATTCCTTTTGTTATAATACAAATGATAGGACTTGCACTTTGTATAATTTTTCCTGAAATAATTACATGGTTACCTAATGCAGTATTTAAATAGTAAAAATTAAAGAGGTTTATATGCTTAACAAATCTTTGGTAAAAAAGTTTGAAAGTATTTTAGGTACAAATAATTATTTTACTGAGCCTGAAGATACTATGTGTTACAGCTATGACGCATTTTCAGCAGAGCCCGTGCAGCCCGATATAGTCGTGAAGCCTGAAAATGAAGAGCAGATAAAATATATTATTAATATATGTAAAGATGAAAATATCCCAATTGTCACAAGGGGTGCAGGGACTAATTTAAGCGGTGGCACTGTGCCTGTTAAAAAAGGGTGCGTGCTGCTTACCACAGGCCTTAATAAAATTTTGGAAATAAATGAAAACGATATGTATGCTGTTGTCGAGGCAGGTGTTGTGACAGCTAATTTGGCAAATGCGGCCATAAAAAAGGGGCTTTTTTACCCGCCTGACCCGGGTAGTATGAATATCTCAACGATAGGTGGCAATGTGGCTGAAAATGCCGGGGGGTTGAGAGGTCTAAAATACGGTGTTACCAAAGATTATTTGATGGGTGTTGATTTTTACGATATGGATGGCAATTATGTGAAAGGGGGAGGCAAAACAGTTAAGCTCGTCACAGGCCTTAATCTGCCAGGCTTAATGATTTCTTCGGAAGGTTTGCTTGGTATAATGACAAAGTTTGTTCTAAAATTAATCCCTAAACCAAAATTCAGTAAATCTATGTTGGTCATTTACGATGACATAATCAAGGCATGTGAAACGGTTTCAGAAATTATTGCTGCTAAAATTTTGCCTGCGACCCTGGAGTTGTTAGACAGCTTTACAATAAAAACAGTGGAAGAGGCCACAAAAATAGGTTTACCAACTAATGCTGATGCACTTTTGCTCATAGAGTTAGATGGTCATGAGGCTGAAGTGTTGGAAGATTTTGAAGTAGTAAAGGGGATATGCGGCAAATTAGGTGGCAATATCAAAGTTGCTGAGACTAATGAGGAAAGGGATAAATTGTGGGAAGCAAGAAGAAAGGCGCTAAGTAGTCTTGCAAGGCTTAAGCCAACCTTGATTTTAGAGGATGCTACTGTTGTTAGAAGTAAAATCCCTGAAATGATGAAAGCTATTAACGATATTAAAAATAAATATAATCTTGTTATCGGTACATTTGGACATGCCGGGGATGGTAATTTGCACCCTACAATTTTAACTGATAAAAGGGACAAAGAGGAGATGGAAAGGGTTGAGAAGGCTATTGATGAAATATTTACAAAAGCCCTTGAGCTTGATGGGACTTTAAGCGGTGAGCACGGTGTAGGGTTTGCAAAGGCAAAATATCTTGAAATGGAAGTGGGTAGTGGGACTATAGAGTATATGAAAAAGCTAAAAAAAGGGGTTGACCCGCAAAATCTTTTAAATCCGCATAAGATGGGGTTATAAATGGATGATTTGATTAAAGAGTTAAAAGAGTTGGAAGAGCTTGTACTTCAATGTATGAAGTGCGGTACATGTCAGGCTCATTGCCCTTTGTATCAGAAAGATTTACTTGAAAGTACTGTTGCAAGAGGCAAAATTTCTCTTATCGAATCGGTATATGAGGGGCGTCTTGACAAGGCAGGCAGTATTTTAAAACACCTTGATTACTGTATATTGTGCGGAAGATGCAAGGAAAATTGCCCAAGCGGAGTGAAAACAGATGAGATATTTTTAAGAGCTAAAGCAGTATTGAGGAAAATAGAAAAACTGCCATCTTGGGGGAAGGTTGTTTTAAAAATAGTTATGGAAAAGCCGGATCTTCTGGCAAGAGTTGCTCCGCTTATGCACATTGGACTTAAATTTGGAGCCAAAAGGGTAAAAGATGATATTTTTAAACCACTATTGGGCTCTTTTTCCAAAAGAAACATAAAACAGGTGGCATCAAAACCTTTTACAAAGACCCATGGGGGATTGCACAAAGCTGATAATGAAAAGATGAAAGTTTACTTTTATCCAGGCTGTGCAGCTAATTTTCTTTTTCCTGAATGGGGAGAAGCAATTATAAGTGTTCTTAATCATTTTGGCGTTACTGTTTATGTACCGGAAATAAACAAATGTTGCGGTATACCTGCTGCTACACTTGGCGAGCTTGAAACTTATAAAAAAATGGTTAACGAAAATTTAGATGAAATAAATAAGAATGACAGCGAATATGTGATTACCTGCTGCCCTACCTGTCAATATGCTCTTAGCGAAATGGGACCTAAACTTACTGATAAAAATCCTGATAAACCATTTTATGATATTTTAATGTTTCTTAATGAAATTTTAAAAGTAAAGTTTAATGTAGATTTAAATGAAAAATTTTCACTTCATACGCCCTGCCATTATCTAAGTTCAAAAAAAGCTAATTTAAAGAAACATTTGGAAGAAAATTTTAAAGGGGATTTTGTTGTACTTGAAAATCAAAGCTGCTGCGGTTTTGGTGGGACTTTTAATATGAAAAAATATGATGATTCAAAGGCAGTGGGAATGAGCAAGGCTGAGGAAGTTAACATTAAGAATATTAAAAAATTGTTTACTCCTTGCCCAGGCTGTGCTATGCAATTGACTGATGCTGTTGTAGAAGTCGGTAGCGATGCAGAAGTAGAGCATCCTATAATGTATTATGCCAGGGAGCTTGAAAAATAATGGTTTTTAAAAAGATAAAGCCTAAGAAGATAAGTGATGAAATATATGAACAAATTAAAGAGTTAATTTTAACAGGAAAATTAAAGCCGGGTGAAAAATTACCGCCTGAGAGGGAGCTTGCTACGACTCTTGGAGTGAGCAGGCCATCTATCAGGGAGGCTTTACAAAAACTTGAAGCTCAAGGTTTTTTGGAGCAAATTCAAGGTGATGGCACCTACGTAAAGGTCGCTACTTCCGAAGCGTTTGATAGTTTTCTTGAGGAATTTGCGAGAAAAGATAATGCTATTTTTGATTTAATGGAAGTAAGGCGTATTCTTGAAACATGGGCAGCATATACTGCAGCCGAGCGTGCTGATGAAAAAGAGATTGCTCAGATGCAAGAATATTTAAATGAGATGAAAGATGCAAAAGATTACGGGCAGATAGGGTATATTGCAGATGCAAACTTTCATTCTACTATCAGCTATGCAACTCATAATGTATTGTTAATACATATTATGAATAATATTTATGAGTGGATTGAAAAGGTAAGCTATGAAGTCCGCTCACGGATGTACACTGACGAAAAGAGCCACGAAGAGCTTTTTAATCAGCATTCAGCAATCTTTAATGCTATCAAGGATGGAAAACCGTTAGCGGCTTACAATGCTATGAATCTGCATATGGATTATATTGTTAAAGAGCTTAATAAGGTTTTTAAAAAGTAAAATTTCTTTGCCTTAGTAATTTTTTCTGCATTATATTCATTCCTTGAAAATAATTAATTAGTCTGGTATTGAATTATTATGAGTAAGCTTGAAAAAGGTCTGAAATTAATTGATATATATTCTATTGCTATTGGCTCAATGATAAGCTCCGGGGTATTTTTACTGCCAGGAATTGCATATGGTATATGTGGCACCACTGTGTCGATATCCTATCTGTTTGCTGGATTAATGTCTATTCCCGGTGTTTTGAGTATTTCTGAGCTTGTTACGGCAATGCCAAAGGCTGGTGGTGGATATTTTTTTGTTACAAGAAGTTTAGGGGCAGGTGTAGGTACTGTTGCAGGTATTTTAAGCTGGTTTTCCCTTATATTTAAGGCAACATTTGCCCTGATAGGTCTGTCTGTTTATTCTGAAATAATTTTTAGTTTGAATCCAAAATTAATAGCTATTCTTATCTGTTTGGTCTTTTTAATTATAAACTACTTAG comes from Deferrivibrio essentukiensis and encodes:
- a CDS encoding TRAP transporter small permease subunit yields the protein MRSLIKLIDGLTEIVGKLVSYIVYALLIVVVYEVISRKIFNSPTVWAFELSYMLYGAMFMLGFGYALKYGSHVCIDVISNKFPPKTKAVLTMFTYLIFFFPFVYFGVKSSWQFFSQSWVMRELSQSPWAPPIYPFKFLMPLGFFLLGLQGISEFIKQIYNLKGE
- a CDS encoding TRAP transporter large permease; this translates as MSADSISFVMFGVLLVAVFLGHPLGITLGGLGIFFGVISYGPGTLFILANKTYGLMENYVLVAIPLFILMAQFLDKSGIAEELYETMYVVLGPVKGGLALATIVVSTVFAATTGIIGASVVAMGLMAAPTMLAKGYQKELTAGVITAGGTLGILIPPSIMLVVYGGLIGMSVGKLFLAAFIPGFLLSMLYLLYTFIYATIKPEVGPPLPKEDRLAISLGKKIAMTLKSIIPPVFLILAVLGSIGAGIATPTEAAGLGCVGALILAFINKRVNFELFKSAGAATLKITCMVMLIFVGANFYTSIFMGIGGGEAFTNILFLISDNKWVILFVMMFILFLLGMFVDWLGILLLCVPIFTPIAVDQLGFDPLWFALIVSVNLQMSFLTPPFGYALFYFKGVAPEGVTMGHIYRGIIPFVIIQMIGLALCIIFPEIITWLPNAVFK
- a CDS encoding FAD-binding oxidoreductase → MLNKSLVKKFESILGTNNYFTEPEDTMCYSYDAFSAEPVQPDIVVKPENEEQIKYIINICKDENIPIVTRGAGTNLSGGTVPVKKGCVLLTTGLNKILEINENDMYAVVEAGVVTANLANAAIKKGLFYPPDPGSMNISTIGGNVAENAGGLRGLKYGVTKDYLMGVDFYDMDGNYVKGGGKTVKLVTGLNLPGLMISSEGLLGIMTKFVLKLIPKPKFSKSMLVIYDDIIKACETVSEIIAAKILPATLELLDSFTIKTVEEATKIGLPTNADALLLIELDGHEAEVLEDFEVVKGICGKLGGNIKVAETNEERDKLWEARRKALSSLARLKPTLILEDATVVRSKIPEMMKAINDIKNKYNLVIGTFGHAGDGNLHPTILTDKRDKEEMERVEKAIDEIFTKALELDGTLSGEHGVGFAKAKYLEMEVGSGTIEYMKKLKKGVDPQNLLNPHKMGL
- a CDS encoding (Fe-S)-binding protein; translated protein: MDDLIKELKELEELVLQCMKCGTCQAHCPLYQKDLLESTVARGKISLIESVYEGRLDKAGSILKHLDYCILCGRCKENCPSGVKTDEIFLRAKAVLRKIEKLPSWGKVVLKIVMEKPDLLARVAPLMHIGLKFGAKRVKDDIFKPLLGSFSKRNIKQVASKPFTKTHGGLHKADNEKMKVYFYPGCAANFLFPEWGEAIISVLNHFGVTVYVPEINKCCGIPAATLGELETYKKMVNENLDEINKNDSEYVITCCPTCQYALSEMGPKLTDKNPDKPFYDILMFLNEILKVKFNVDLNEKFSLHTPCHYLSSKKANLKKHLEENFKGDFVVLENQSCCGFGGTFNMKKYDDSKAVGMSKAEEVNIKNIKKLFTPCPGCAMQLTDAVVEVGSDAEVEHPIMYYARELEK
- a CDS encoding FadR/GntR family transcriptional regulator, which translates into the protein MVFKKIKPKKISDEIYEQIKELILTGKLKPGEKLPPERELATTLGVSRPSIREALQKLEAQGFLEQIQGDGTYVKVATSEAFDSFLEEFARKDNAIFDLMEVRRILETWAAYTAAERADEKEIAQMQEYLNEMKDAKDYGQIGYIADANFHSTISYATHNVLLIHIMNNIYEWIEKVSYEVRSRMYTDEKSHEELFNQHSAIFNAIKDGKPLAAYNAMNLHMDYIVKELNKVFKK